The Streptomyces sp. NBC_01275 genome has a segment encoding these proteins:
- a CDS encoding xanthine dehydrogenase family protein molybdopterin-binding subunit, with protein MPAAVPADVLVKSAPLGTPTKITQGTRTKGGIGESTLRPDGTLKVTGEFAYSSDLWHEDMLWGQILRSPVAHAEIVSLDTSEALATPGVYAVMTYDDLPTDVRNYGLEIQDTPVLAHGKVRHHGEPVAIVAADHPETARRAAAKIKVEYRELPVITDEASATAPDAILVHEGRADHHSGHVPHPNILHRQPIVRGDATAAAERADVVVRGEYTFGMQDQAFLGPESGLAVPEEDGGVHLYIATQWLHSDLRQIAPVLGLPEDKVRMTLAGVGGAFGGREDLSMQIHACLLALRTGKPVKIVYNRFESFFGHVHRHPAKLSYEHGATRDGKLTHVKCRIVLDGGAYASASPAVVGNAASLGIGPYVVDDVEIEAVALYTNNPPCGAMRGFGAVQACFAYEAQMDKVAKELGLDPVEFRQRNAMEQGTLLPTGQAVDSPAPVAELLRRVKAMPLPPERQWESSEGADVRQLPGGLSNTTHGEGVVRGIGYAVGIKNVGFSEGFDDYSTAKVRMEVIADEPVATVHTAMAEVGQGGVTVHAQIARTELGVAQVTIHPADTQVGSAGSTSASRQTYVTGGAVKNSCELVREKVLEIGRRKFGSYHPAWATAELLLEGGKVVTDAGEVLADLVDVLEDEAVEVEAEWRHRPTEPFDLRTGQGFGHVQYSFAAHRAVVEVDTELGLVKVVELACAQDVGKALNPLSVIGQIQGGTTQGLGVAVMEEIIVDPKTAKVRNPSFTDYLIPTILDTPTIPVDVLELADDHAPYGLRGVGEAPTLSSTPAVLAAIRNATGLELNRTPVRPEHLTGTA; from the coding sequence ATGCCTGCCGCCGTGCCTGCCGACGTGCTCGTCAAGAGCGCTCCCCTCGGCACTCCCACCAAGATCACACAAGGCACCCGGACCAAGGGCGGCATCGGCGAGTCGACGCTCCGCCCGGACGGCACCCTCAAGGTCACCGGCGAGTTCGCCTACTCCTCCGACCTGTGGCACGAGGACATGCTCTGGGGCCAGATCCTGCGCTCCCCGGTCGCCCACGCGGAGATCGTCTCCCTCGACACGTCCGAGGCCCTCGCCACGCCGGGCGTCTACGCCGTCATGACGTACGACGACCTGCCGACCGACGTGAGGAACTACGGCCTGGAGATCCAGGACACCCCCGTCCTGGCCCACGGCAAGGTCCGCCACCACGGCGAGCCGGTCGCGATCGTCGCCGCCGACCATCCGGAGACCGCCCGCCGCGCCGCCGCCAAGATCAAGGTGGAGTACCGGGAACTGCCGGTCATCACCGACGAGGCGTCCGCGACCGCGCCCGACGCGATCCTCGTCCACGAGGGCCGCGCCGACCACCACAGCGGGCATGTCCCGCACCCAAACATCCTCCACCGCCAGCCGATCGTCCGCGGCGACGCGACCGCGGCCGCCGAGCGGGCCGACGTCGTCGTCCGGGGCGAATACACCTTCGGCATGCAGGACCAGGCCTTCCTCGGCCCCGAGTCCGGCCTCGCCGTGCCCGAGGAGGACGGCGGCGTCCACCTCTACATCGCCACCCAGTGGCTCCACTCCGACCTGCGCCAGATCGCGCCCGTGCTCGGCCTGCCCGAGGACAAGGTGCGGATGACGCTGGCCGGCGTCGGCGGCGCGTTCGGCGGCCGCGAGGACCTGTCGATGCAGATCCACGCCTGTCTGCTGGCGCTGCGCACCGGAAAACCCGTCAAAATCGTTTACAACCGCTTCGAGTCCTTCTTCGGGCACGTCCACCGCCACCCGGCCAAGCTGTCCTACGAGCACGGGGCCACCCGCGACGGCAAGCTCACCCACGTCAAGTGCCGCATCGTGCTCGACGGCGGCGCGTACGCCTCCGCCAGCCCGGCCGTCGTCGGAAACGCCGCCTCGCTCGGCATCGGCCCGTACGTCGTCGACGACGTCGAGATCGAGGCCGTCGCCCTCTACACCAACAACCCGCCCTGCGGCGCGATGCGCGGCTTCGGCGCGGTCCAGGCGTGCTTCGCCTACGAGGCGCAGATGGACAAGGTGGCGAAGGAACTGGGCCTGGACCCGGTGGAGTTCCGGCAGCGCAACGCGATGGAGCAGGGCACCCTCCTGCCGACCGGACAGGCGGTCGACTCCCCGGCGCCGGTCGCCGAACTCCTGCGCCGCGTCAAGGCGATGCCCCTGCCCCCGGAGCGCCAGTGGGAGAGCAGCGAGGGCGCCGACGTACGGCAGCTGCCCGGCGGTCTGTCCAACACCACGCACGGCGAGGGCGTCGTCCGCGGAATCGGTTACGCGGTCGGCATCAAGAACGTCGGCTTCTCCGAGGGCTTCGACGACTACTCCACGGCGAAGGTCCGTATGGAGGTCATCGCGGACGAGCCCGTCGCCACCGTGCACACGGCGATGGCGGAGGTCGGCCAGGGCGGCGTCACCGTCCACGCGCAGATCGCCCGCACCGAGCTCGGCGTCGCCCAGGTGACCATCCACCCGGCGGACACCCAGGTGGGCTCGGCGGGCTCGACCTCGGCCTCCCGGCAGACGTACGTCACCGGCGGCGCGGTCAAGAACTCCTGCGAGCTGGTCCGGGAGAAGGTCCTGGAGATCGGCCGCCGCAAGTTCGGCTCCTACCACCCGGCCTGGGCCACCGCCGAGCTGCTGCTGGAGGGCGGAAAGGTCGTCACCGACGCCGGCGAGGTCCTCGCCGACCTGGTCGACGTGCTCGAGGACGAGGCCGTCGAGGTCGAGGCCGAGTGGCGGCACCGGCCGACCGAGCCCTTCGACCTGCGCACCGGGCAGGGCTTCGGACACGTCCAGTACTCCTTCGCCGCGCACCGCGCCGTCGTCGAGGTCGACACCGAGCTCGGCCTGGTGAAGGTCGTCGAGCTGGCCTGCGCGCAGGACGTCGGAAAGGCGCTGAACCCGCTGTCCGTGATCGGTCAGATCCAGGGCGGCACGACCCAGGGGCTGGGCGTGGCGGTCATGGAGGAGATCATCGTCGACCCCAAGACGGCGAAGGTCAGGAACCCCTCCTTCACGGACTATCTGATCCCCACCATCCTCGACACGCCGACCATCCCGGTCGACGTGCTCGAACTCGCCGACGACCACGCGCCGTACGGGCTGCGCGGCGTCGGCGAGGCGCCGACCCTGTCGTCGACTCCCGCCGTCCTCGCGGCGATCCGGAACGCGACCGGGCTGGAGCTCAACCGGACGCCGGTACGCCCCGAGCACCTGACGGGAACCGCGTAA
- a CDS encoding SRPBCC family protein: MVTFQLERTPPLSLDEAWRRLTHWRRHGDVVPLTRVRVLTPPPTGEGTVFVARSGLGPLAFDDRMEVTVWRPPADDEPGLCRLEKRGRVVLGWAEIEVWPGPGGRAHVIWREELRVRFLPSFVDPLLAASARTVFGRAMNRLLRRP; this comes from the coding sequence GTGGTCACCTTCCAGCTCGAACGCACGCCTCCGCTCTCCCTCGACGAGGCGTGGCGTCGGCTCACTCACTGGCGTCGGCACGGCGACGTGGTCCCGCTGACCCGGGTCCGCGTGCTCACTCCCCCGCCGACCGGTGAGGGCACGGTGTTCGTGGCGCGTTCGGGGCTCGGCCCGCTCGCCTTCGACGACCGGATGGAGGTCACCGTGTGGCGACCGCCGGCCGACGACGAGCCGGGCCTGTGCCGGCTGGAGAAACGCGGCCGGGTCGTCCTCGGCTGGGCCGAGATCGAGGTGTGGCCGGGCCCCGGCGGGCGGGCCCACGTCATCTGGCGCGAGGAGCTGAGGGTGCGCTTCCTGCCGTCCTTCGTCGACCCGCTCCTTGCCGCCTCGGCCCGTACGGTGTTCGGCCGGGCGATGAACCGTCTGCTGCGCCGCCCATGA
- a CDS encoding XdhC family protein has translation MLDIAEELNRWVEQGRDFAVATVVAVGGSAPRQPGAALAVDADGTAIGSVSGGCVEGAVYALCQQALDDGESVLERFGYSDDDAFAVGLTCGGIIDILVTPVRVGDPVRPVIATGLRAAARGEAAALARIVTGPTDLVGRALLVRSDGGYGNGSYDGNAYDGNAYDGGFGAHPELDRTVAAEAGAFLDAGRTGTLEIGEQGSRCGAPLTVLVESSVPPPRMIVFGAIDFASALVKVGRFLGYHVTVCDARPVFATRARFPEADEIVVDWPHRYLERTEVDARTVLCVLTHDAKFDVPLLRLALRLPVAYVGAMGSRRTHLDRNDRLREVGVTELELARLRSPIGLDLGARTPEETALSIAAEIVANRRGGSGVPLTGAHTPIHHDVTSTPAGRIGSVA, from the coding sequence ATGCTGGACATCGCCGAGGAGTTGAACCGGTGGGTCGAGCAGGGCCGTGACTTCGCCGTCGCCACCGTAGTGGCCGTCGGCGGCAGCGCGCCCCGCCAGCCGGGCGCCGCCCTCGCGGTGGACGCCGACGGCACGGCGATCGGCTCGGTCTCCGGCGGCTGTGTGGAGGGCGCGGTCTACGCACTGTGCCAACAGGCCCTGGACGACGGGGAGTCGGTCCTCGAACGCTTCGGCTACAGCGACGACGACGCCTTCGCCGTCGGCCTCACCTGCGGCGGGATCATCGACATCCTCGTCACCCCGGTGCGGGTCGGGGACCCGGTCCGCCCGGTGATCGCCACGGGCCTGCGGGCCGCCGCACGCGGCGAGGCGGCCGCACTGGCCCGGATCGTGACCGGCCCGACCGACCTCGTGGGCCGCGCCCTGCTCGTCCGCTCCGACGGGGGGTACGGCAACGGGTCCTACGACGGCAACGCTTACGACGGCAACGCTTACGACGGCGGTTTCGGCGCCCATCCCGAACTGGACCGCACGGTCGCCGCAGAGGCCGGCGCCTTCCTCGACGCGGGCCGCACCGGCACCCTGGAGATCGGCGAGCAGGGCTCCCGCTGCGGGGCCCCGCTCACCGTCCTCGTCGAGTCCTCCGTGCCTCCGCCCCGGATGATCGTCTTCGGCGCGATCGACTTCGCGTCGGCGCTGGTGAAGGTCGGCAGGTTCCTCGGCTACCACGTGACGGTGTGCGACGCGCGTCCCGTCTTCGCGACGAGGGCCCGCTTCCCGGAGGCCGACGAGATCGTCGTCGACTGGCCGCACCGGTATCTGGAGCGCACGGAGGTGGACGCGAGAACCGTCCTGTGCGTGCTGACCCACGACGCCAAGTTCGACGTACCCCTGCTCCGGCTGGCGTTGCGCCTGCCGGTCGCCTACGTCGGCGCGATGGGCTCCCGCCGCACCCACCTCGACCGCAACGACCGCCTGCGCGAAGTCGGCGTCACCGAGCTGGAGTTGGCGCGGCTGCGCTCACCCATCGGCCTCGACCTGGGCGCTCGTACGCCCGAGGAGACCGCGCTGTCGATCGCCGCGGAGATCGTGGCGAACCGGCGGGGCGGCAGCGGGGTCCCGCTGACCGGCGCGCACACGCCGATCCATCACGACGTGACGTCGACGCCGGCCGGCCGTATCGGTTCCGTGGCCTGA
- a CDS encoding NCS2 family permease, whose translation MTQQSVQPRTTAEDAGAGARVPAGRAWLDRYFHISLRGSTLAREVRGGVTTFMAMAYILLLNPLILSGKDAAGDTLGQKALITATAFAAAFTTLLMGFVGKAPLALAAGLSVSGVLSSQVAPQMTWPQAMGMCVLYGVVIMLLVVTGLREMIMNAIPLALKHGITMGIGLFIALIGFYKSGFVHQGEATPLTLGPAGELAGWPVLLFAATLLLIFMLQARNTPGAILVGIVAGTVVAAVLNATGAVDPRQWAAGAPELHGSAVSMPDFSLFGHVEFGGWGEVGAMTVGLIVFTLVLAGFFDAMATIIGVGTEAKLADDKGRMPGLSKALFIDGAGGAIGGVAGGSGQTVFIESATGVGEGARTGLASVVTGLFFAACLFFTPLTAIVPQEVASAALVVIGAMMLMNARHVDWSDRATAVPVFLTVVLMPFTYSITAGVAAGVISYVAIKAAQGRAREIGGFMWGLTGIFLVYFALHPLESWLGVH comes from the coding sequence ATGACCCAGCAGTCAGTGCAGCCCAGGACCACGGCCGAGGACGCGGGCGCAGGCGCCCGCGTCCCGGCCGGACGGGCCTGGCTCGACCGGTACTTCCACATCTCCCTGCGGGGATCCACCCTCGCGCGCGAAGTGCGCGGCGGCGTCACCACCTTCATGGCGATGGCGTACATCCTGCTGCTCAACCCCCTGATCCTGTCCGGCAAGGACGCGGCCGGCGACACGCTCGGCCAGAAGGCCCTGATCACCGCGACGGCGTTCGCCGCCGCGTTCACCACCCTGCTGATGGGCTTCGTCGGCAAGGCGCCGCTCGCGCTCGCCGCCGGCCTGTCCGTCTCCGGCGTCCTGTCCTCCCAGGTCGCCCCGCAGATGACCTGGCCGCAGGCGATGGGCATGTGCGTGCTGTACGGCGTGGTCATCATGCTGCTGGTCGTCACCGGCCTACGCGAGATGATCATGAACGCGATCCCGCTCGCGCTCAAGCACGGCATCACGATGGGCATCGGCCTGTTCATCGCCCTCATCGGCTTCTACAAGTCCGGCTTCGTGCACCAGGGCGAGGCGACCCCGCTCACCCTCGGCCCGGCGGGCGAACTCGCGGGCTGGCCCGTCCTGTTGTTCGCCGCCACCCTGCTTCTCATCTTCATGCTCCAGGCCCGCAACACCCCCGGCGCCATCCTCGTCGGCATCGTCGCCGGCACGGTCGTCGCCGCCGTCCTGAACGCCACCGGGGCCGTCGACCCGAGGCAGTGGGCGGCCGGCGCCCCCGAACTGCACGGCAGCGCCGTCTCGATGCCCGACTTCTCGCTCTTCGGGCACGTCGAGTTCGGCGGCTGGGGCGAGGTCGGCGCGATGACGGTCGGGCTGATCGTCTTCACCCTCGTCCTCGCCGGGTTCTTCGACGCCATGGCCACCATCATCGGCGTCGGCACCGAGGCGAAGCTCGCCGACGACAAGGGCCGGATGCCGGGCCTCTCCAAGGCGCTGTTCATCGACGGCGCGGGCGGCGCGATCGGCGGGGTGGCGGGCGGCTCCGGGCAGACGGTCTTCATCGAGTCGGCGACGGGCGTGGGCGAGGGAGCCCGCACGGGTCTCGCCTCGGTCGTCACCGGCCTGTTCTTCGCGGCCTGTCTGTTCTTCACCCCGCTGACCGCGATCGTCCCGCAGGAGGTCGCGTCCGCCGCCCTGGTCGTCATCGGCGCGATGATGCTGATGAACGCCCGGCACGTCGACTGGTCCGACCGCGCAACCGCTGTCCCGGTGTTCCTGACCGTCGTCCTGATGCCGTTCACCTACAGCATCACCGCCGGCGTCGCCGCGGGCGTCATCTCCTACGTGGCCATCAAGGCAGCTCAGGGCAGGGCCCGCGAGATCGGCGGGTTCATGTGGGGCCTGACAGGCATCTTCCTGGTCTATTTCGCCCTCCATCCTCTTGAGAGCTGGCTGGGCGTGCACTAG
- a CDS encoding xanthine dehydrogenase family protein subunit M codes for MDFLRPASWEEALAAKAEHPTAVPIAGGTDVMVEINFDHRRPEYLLDLNRVGDLYEWEVGEESVRLGASVPYTRIMEALRGELPGLALASHTVASPQIRNRGGVGGNLGTASPAGDAHPALLAAGAEVEAESVRGTRRIPIDDFYTGVKRNALAPDELIRAVHVKKADGPQQYSKVGTRNAMVIAVCAFGLALHPETRTVRTGIGSAAPTPVRARTAEDFLNAALEEGGFWDNGKIIAPSVAKQFADLCAAACNPIDDVRGTASYRRHAVGVMARRTLTWTWESYRGAGRASYRKGGAA; via the coding sequence ATGGACTTCCTTCGCCCCGCCAGCTGGGAGGAGGCGCTCGCCGCGAAGGCCGAGCACCCCACCGCTGTGCCGATCGCGGGCGGCACCGATGTGATGGTCGAGATCAACTTCGACCACCGTCGGCCCGAGTACCTGCTCGACCTCAACCGCGTCGGCGACCTCTACGAGTGGGAGGTCGGCGAGGAGAGCGTACGGCTCGGCGCCTCCGTGCCGTACACCAGGATCATGGAGGCGCTGCGCGGCGAACTTCCGGGGCTGGCCCTGGCCTCGCACACCGTGGCCTCCCCGCAGATCCGCAACCGCGGCGGAGTCGGCGGCAACCTCGGCACCGCCTCCCCGGCCGGCGACGCCCACCCCGCCCTGCTGGCGGCCGGCGCCGAGGTCGAGGCCGAGTCGGTGCGCGGGACGCGGCGGATCCCGATCGACGACTTCTACACCGGCGTGAAGCGCAACGCGCTCGCCCCCGACGAGCTGATCCGCGCCGTCCACGTCAAGAAGGCCGACGGCCCGCAGCAGTACTCCAAGGTCGGCACCCGCAACGCCATGGTCATCGCCGTGTGCGCCTTCGGTCTCGCCCTGCACCCCGAGACCCGGACCGTCCGCACCGGCATCGGCTCGGCCGCGCCGACCCCCGTCCGGGCGAGGACCGCCGAGGACTTTCTGAACGCGGCACTCGAAGAAGGCGGGTTCTGGGACAACGGAAAGATCATCGCCCCGTCCGTCGCCAAGCAGTTCGCCGACCTGTGCGCCGCCGCCTGCAACCCGATCGACGACGTCCGGGGCACCGCGAGCTACCGCCGCCACGCCGTCGGCGTCATGGCCCGCCGCACGCTGACCTGGACCTGGGAGTCCTACCGCGGCGCCGGCCGCGCCTCGTACCGGAAGGGAGGCGCCGCGTAA
- a CDS encoding lanthionine synthetase LanC family protein → MTVAETTTDEVEALAVDALRWVRGVARDTGGGELGWPVRPSDDDVEPMLYNGTAGVIPVLLEAWRHFGDDAYGDSALRAARSLAAVVDDHPDDSLYFGLTGIALVLRAVHRELGDSAADLAADRALARVRSRFDGTRWGELFELMGGNAGIGLGALQAGDPDLAMLALEPYARTADVTEAGVNWEFRLGKESRLHHVSHGTLGMVYALAAVGAAVGRTDLVDLARAGAADVVARDEAGPEGFLVPHSDPQYLPDRIDRHSYGWCHGPAGDAQAFRLLRDVLAEPADWSALADRCWHTVTRSGLPRRLRPGFWDNNGRCCGTSGVLALACDRMAEQTDSAHSYDSSSSSSSSSSSGSSGSSGSSGPADFAGVLVADIAAHATRDADGARWSNVEHRNTPSDLEPETGWAMGNAGIARELLRYVRLDRGGDPRYAFTWPDQPPVRRTKDRATPLQESTVRATTAQATEPIRPAGVDVTS, encoded by the coding sequence ATGACGGTGGCGGAGACGACGACGGACGAGGTCGAGGCGCTCGCGGTGGACGCCCTGCGCTGGGTTCGGGGCGTCGCCCGGGACACCGGGGGCGGTGAGCTCGGCTGGCCTGTCAGGCCCTCGGACGACGACGTGGAGCCGATGCTCTACAACGGCACGGCCGGGGTGATCCCCGTACTCCTGGAGGCCTGGCGACACTTCGGCGACGACGCCTACGGCGACAGCGCCCTGCGGGCGGCGCGGTCGCTCGCGGCCGTCGTCGACGACCATCCGGACGACTCGCTCTACTTCGGCCTCACCGGCATCGCTCTCGTGCTGCGCGCCGTCCATCGTGAACTGGGCGACTCCGCAGCCGACTTGGCGGCCGACCGGGCGTTGGCGCGGGTGCGGTCGCGCTTCGACGGAACGCGCTGGGGCGAGTTGTTCGAGCTGATGGGCGGCAACGCGGGCATCGGTCTGGGTGCGCTCCAGGCCGGCGACCCGGACCTGGCCATGCTCGCGCTGGAGCCGTACGCGCGCACCGCCGACGTGACGGAGGCGGGCGTCAACTGGGAGTTCCGGCTCGGCAAGGAGTCGCGGCTGCACCATGTCTCGCACGGCACGCTCGGGATGGTGTACGCCCTGGCCGCCGTCGGGGCCGCCGTGGGGCGTACGGATCTCGTCGACCTCGCGCGGGCCGGGGCCGCGGACGTCGTGGCCCGCGACGAGGCCGGGCCGGAGGGCTTCCTGGTCCCCCACTCCGACCCCCAGTACCTTCCCGACCGGATCGACCGCCACAGCTACGGCTGGTGTCACGGCCCGGCCGGAGACGCACAGGCCTTCCGGCTGCTGCGGGACGTCCTCGCCGAGCCCGCCGACTGGTCCGCCCTCGCCGACCGCTGCTGGCACACCGTGACCCGCTCCGGCCTGCCGCGCCGGCTGCGGCCCGGCTTCTGGGACAACAACGGCCGCTGCTGCGGCACTTCGGGAGTACTGGCGCTGGCCTGCGACCGGATGGCCGAACAGACCGACTCCGCCCACTCGTATGACTCCTCCAGTTCCTCCAGTTCCTCCAGTTCCTCCGGCTCCTCCGGCTCCTCCGGCTCCTCCGGGCCAGCCGACTTCGCCGGGGTCCTGGTCGCCGACATCGCCGCGCACGCGACCCGGGACGCCGACGGCGCCCGCTGGTCCAACGTCGAGCACCGCAACACCCCGAGCGACCTCGAACCGGAGACCGGGTGGGCGATGGGCAACGCGGGCATCGCCCGAGAACTGCTGCGCTACGTCCGGCTGGACCGGGGCGGCGACCCGCGCTACGCGTTCACCTGGCCGGACCAGCCTCCGGTGCGCAGAACGAAGGACCGGGCAACCCCCTTGCAGGAGAGCACAGTTCGGGCAACCACCGCTCAGGCCACGGAACCGATACGGCCGGCCGGCGTCGACGTCACGTCGTGA
- a CDS encoding PucR family transcriptional regulator: MRLRALLDTDALGLRLLGGEDELDRSVRGVMTTDLRDPSRYLSGGELVLTGLAWRRDAADSDPFVQILVQAGVTALAAGEAELGAVPEDLVAACARHRLPLFAVHESVAFATITEHVVRQVSGERAGDLAAVVDRHRRMMTSGPAGGGPDVVLDLLGSDLDLRAWVLSPAGRLIAGPKTAGRGLPVEVCAKLASEHLAAVRGGRRGPHRTALGGTTYSLFPIHSTGRSPQLPQAAPPQQSPQSPRDARDTRVARDVRDLRDVRESVLSDWLLAVEADAGEWAAERLDLLQGVTQLIAVERERRDAARTVRRRLAQEVLELVQTGAAPSEIAARLRVAAPVLLPGLGAAPHWQIVVARVEWEGAGIEAGPAAQSLLEEILVDPLATGPEPSDRIAVAHTGDEAIALVPLPSVSSEHDGSETGVLADALLATVREPLSSGLDGDGRLTLGVSAAVHSAEGLRGALEEARHARRVAAARPGRVCAAGHQELASHVLLLPFVPDDVRRAFTARLLDPLRDYDRRHRAELIPTLEAFLDCDGSWTRCASRLHLHVNTLRYRVGRIEQLTSRDLSRLEDKLDFFLALRMS; the protein is encoded by the coding sequence ATGCGGCTGCGCGCACTGCTGGACACCGATGCGCTGGGCCTCAGGCTCCTCGGCGGCGAGGACGAGCTGGACCGCTCGGTACGCGGTGTCATGACCACCGACCTGCGGGACCCGAGCCGCTACCTCTCCGGCGGCGAGCTGGTGCTGACCGGCCTGGCGTGGCGCCGGGACGCGGCGGACTCCGACCCCTTCGTCCAGATCCTGGTGCAGGCCGGGGTGACCGCGCTGGCGGCCGGCGAGGCCGAGCTGGGGGCCGTCCCCGAAGACCTGGTCGCGGCCTGCGCCCGGCACCGGCTGCCGCTGTTCGCGGTGCACGAGTCGGTGGCGTTCGCGACGATCACCGAGCACGTCGTACGGCAGGTGTCCGGCGAGCGCGCGGGGGACCTCGCGGCCGTGGTCGACCGGCACCGCCGGATGATGACCTCGGGCCCGGCGGGCGGCGGCCCGGACGTGGTCCTGGACCTGCTCGGCTCCGACCTGGACCTGCGCGCCTGGGTCCTCTCCCCCGCCGGACGGCTCATCGCGGGCCCCAAGACGGCGGGCCGGGGGCTCCCGGTCGAGGTGTGCGCGAAGCTCGCGTCGGAGCATCTGGCGGCCGTCCGCGGCGGCCGGCGCGGCCCGCACCGCACGGCCCTCGGCGGCACGACGTACTCCCTGTTCCCGATCCACAGCACCGGCCGCTCCCCACAGCTCCCGCAGGCCGCACCTCCCCAGCAGTCCCCGCAGTCTCCGCGAGACGCACGGGATACACGGGTCGCACGAGATGTACGCGACCTGCGGGACGTACGCGAGAGTGTGCTGTCGGACTGGCTGCTGGCCGTCGAGGCGGACGCCGGGGAGTGGGCGGCGGAGCGGCTCGACCTGCTCCAGGGCGTCACCCAGCTCATCGCGGTGGAGCGCGAGCGCCGGGACGCGGCGCGCACGGTGCGCCGACGGCTCGCCCAGGAGGTCCTGGAGCTGGTCCAGACGGGCGCGGCCCCGTCGGAGATCGCGGCGCGGCTGCGGGTGGCCGCGCCGGTGCTGCTGCCCGGTCTGGGGGCCGCCCCGCACTGGCAGATCGTGGTGGCGCGCGTCGAGTGGGAGGGCGCCGGGATCGAGGCCGGGCCGGCCGCCCAGTCGCTGCTGGAGGAGATCCTGGTCGACCCGCTGGCCACCGGCCCCGAGCCCTCCGACCGCATCGCCGTCGCCCACACCGGCGACGAGGCGATCGCCCTGGTGCCGCTGCCGTCGGTGTCGAGCGAGCACGACGGCTCCGAGACCGGCGTCCTGGCCGACGCGCTGCTGGCAACCGTCCGGGAGCCGCTTTCCTCAGGTCTCGACGGCGACGGCCGGCTCACGCTGGGCGTCAGCGCGGCCGTGCACTCGGCGGAGGGGCTGCGCGGGGCGCTGGAGGAGGCCCGCCACGCCCGGCGGGTGGCCGCCGCCCGCCCCGGCCGGGTGTGCGCCGCCGGGCACCAGGAGCTGGCCTCGCACGTGCTGCTGCTCCCCTTCGTCCCCGACGACGTCCGGCGGGCCTTCACCGCCCGGCTGCTGGACCCTCTGCGCGACTACGACCGCCGCCACCGCGCCGAGCTGATCCCGACGCTGGAGGCGTTCCTGGACTGCGACGGCTCCTGGACCCGGTGCGCCTCCCGGCTGCACCTGCACGTCAACACGCTGCGCTACCGGGTCGGACGGATCGAGCAGTTGACGAGTCGTGACCTGTCGCGCCTCGAGGATAAGCTGGACTTCTTCCTGGCGCTGCGGATGAGCTGA
- a CDS encoding (2Fe-2S)-binding protein, whose protein sequence is MRVNFTVNGRPQEADDVWEGESLLYVLRERLGLPGSKNACEQGECGSCTVRLDGVPVCSCLVAAGQVEGRDVVTVEGLAEFAKQRTEHAGCAAGACGTSLDEAKGWQAKGADSQTGEGGELSPVQQAFIDAGAVQCGFCTPGLLVAADEMLERNPNPSDADIREALSGNLCRCTGYEKIMDAVRLAAARQGEAV, encoded by the coding sequence ATGCGCGTCAACTTCACTGTCAACGGACGTCCGCAGGAAGCCGACGACGTCTGGGAGGGCGAGTCCCTGCTGTACGTGCTGCGGGAGCGGCTCGGACTGCCCGGCTCGAAGAACGCCTGCGAACAGGGCGAGTGCGGATCGTGCACGGTCCGTCTGGACGGGGTGCCGGTGTGCTCGTGCCTGGTCGCCGCCGGGCAGGTCGAGGGCCGGGACGTCGTCACGGTCGAAGGGCTCGCGGAGTTCGCCAAGCAGCGCACGGAGCACGCCGGTTGCGCCGCCGGCGCCTGCGGCACGTCCCTCGACGAGGCCAAGGGGTGGCAGGCCAAGGGCGCCGACTCCCAGACCGGCGAGGGCGGCGAACTCTCGCCCGTCCAGCAGGCGTTCATCGACGCCGGCGCCGTCCAGTGCGGCTTCTGCACGCCGGGTCTGCTGGTCGCCGCCGACGAGATGCTGGAGCGCAACCCCAACCCGAGCGACGCGGACATCCGCGAGGCGCTCTCGGGCAACCTGTGTCGCTGCACCGGCTACGAGAAGATCATGGACGCGGTCCGCCTCGCGGCCGCCCGGCAGGGAGAGGCGGTCTGA